The Paenibacillus sp. RUD330 genome has a segment encoding these proteins:
- the rsmA gene encoding 16S rRNA (adenine(1518)-N(6)/adenine(1519)-N(6))-dimethyltransferase RsmA: MDVATPRRTKEIIERHGFSFKKSLGQNFLIDPNILNKIVAAAGLDATKGALEIGPGIGALTQQLAREAGKVAAVEIDRRLIPILQEVLEADENVRIVHGDVLEIDLQALFKEQFGEVSGVSVVANLPYYVTTPILMKLLEERLPLENIVVMIQKEVAERMAAKPGTKAYGSLSVAVQYYAVPELVCIVPHTVFIPQPNVDSAVIKLAMRDKPAVDVADEDFFFRTVQACFAQRRKTIHNNLSSWLGKDKREELTRILESTGIDPVRRGETLSLQEYASLTAALETHGLKG; this comes from the coding sequence ATCGAGAGGCATGGTTTCTCCTTCAAGAAGAGCCTGGGGCAGAACTTCCTGATCGACCCCAATATTCTGAACAAGATCGTAGCCGCGGCCGGACTGGACGCAACCAAAGGGGCGCTGGAGATCGGTCCCGGCATCGGTGCCTTGACCCAGCAGCTCGCCAGGGAAGCGGGCAAGGTGGCAGCGGTCGAGATCGACCGGCGGCTCATCCCGATTCTTCAGGAGGTGCTGGAAGCCGACGAGAATGTGCGTATCGTTCACGGCGACGTGCTGGAGATCGACCTGCAGGCGCTGTTCAAGGAGCAGTTCGGCGAGGTGAGCGGCGTCAGCGTCGTGGCCAATCTGCCTTATTACGTGACGACTCCGATCCTGATGAAGCTTCTGGAGGAGCGGCTGCCGCTGGAGAACATCGTCGTCATGATCCAGAAGGAAGTCGCCGAGCGGATGGCGGCCAAGCCCGGCACGAAGGCCTATGGCAGCCTCAGCGTGGCCGTCCAGTATTACGCGGTGCCGGAGCTTGTCTGCATCGTGCCTCATACGGTGTTCATTCCGCAGCCGAACGTCGACTCGGCCGTCATCAAGCTGGCGATGCGGGACAAGCCTGCCGTCGACGTGGCGGACGAGGATTTCTTCTTTCGCACGGTTCAGGCCTGCTTCGCGCAGCGCCGCAAGACGATCCACAACAATCTGTCCTCCTGGCTCGGCAAGGACAAGCGGGAGGAGCTTACCCGCATCCTCGAATCGACGGGTATCGATCCCGTGCGGCGGGGCGAGACGCTGTCGCTGCAGGAATACGCCTCTCTGACGGCGGCGCTTGAAACACATGGCCTCAAGGGCTGA
- the yabG gene encoding sporulation peptidase YabG — protein MNQGDFVVRRSYGGDVLFRIEAVRGDTAILKGADYRLLADAPLGDLTKVADPEELGVTKSVRSKVKASNQRMSQELIDQSVHHEMDFRPGDSNASAQAYFDLPGKVLHLDGDANYMRKSMQLYNQMKVPAQGLHVGEAQMADLLYHLLPQVKPDVVVITGHDGLLKNRPTGDLYSIGSYKNSQNFVNAVHVAREYDKNRDNLIVVAGACQSHYEALLQSGANFASSPGRILIHALDPVYIAIKASYTSIREPINLPDVIHGTISGIDGVGGIETMGRYRVGLPKPQTVTNVKPNPYYA, from the coding sequence ATGAATCAAGGGGATTTTGTCGTTCGGCGCTCCTACGGCGGGGATGTATTGTTCCGCATCGAAGCTGTCCGCGGGGATACCGCCATTTTGAAGGGAGCGGATTACCGTCTGCTCGCCGACGCGCCGCTCGGCGACCTGACGAAGGTGGCCGATCCGGAGGAGCTGGGCGTCACGAAGTCGGTCCGAAGCAAGGTGAAGGCGTCCAATCAGCGAATGAGCCAAGAGCTGATCGATCAGTCCGTCCATCACGAGATGGACTTCCGTCCCGGAGACTCCAATGCTTCCGCACAGGCATATTTCGATCTGCCCGGCAAAGTTCTGCATCTGGACGGCGACGCCAACTATATGCGCAAAAGCATGCAGCTGTACAATCAGATGAAGGTGCCGGCTCAAGGCCTTCATGTCGGCGAAGCTCAGATGGCGGATCTGCTGTACCATCTGCTGCCGCAGGTGAAGCCGGATGTCGTCGTCATTACCGGCCATGACGGCCTGCTAAAGAACCGCCCTACAGGCGATCTCTACAGCATAGGCAGTTATAAGAACTCCCAGAACTTCGTCAACGCGGTCCATGTGGCCCGGGAGTACGACAAGAACCGCGACAATCTGATCGTGGTCGCAGGGGCATGTCAGTCCCATTATGAGGCGCTGCTTCAGTCCGGAGCCAATTTCGCCAGCTCGCCGGGACGCATCCTTATCCATGCGCTCGATCCGGTCTATATCGCCATCAAGGCAAGCTACACGTCGATCCGGGAGCCGATCAACCTGCCGGATGTCATTCACGGCACGATTTCGGGCATCGACGGAGTGGGCGGAATCGAGACGATGGGACGTTACAGGGTCGGTCTTCCGAAGCCGCAGACGGTTACGAATGTGAAGCCAAACCCTTATTATGCGTAA
- a CDS encoding Veg family protein codes for MARNALSEIKRSMEAHVGAKIMLRANGGRRKTVERSGVLEETYPSVFIVKLDQDQHAFKRVSYSYADILTDSVEVTVCNDEGQVRINPVH; via the coding sequence ATGGCTAGAAATGCTTTGTCTGAGATCAAGCGCAGCATGGAAGCGCATGTTGGAGCCAAGATCATGCTGCGGGCTAACGGAGGCCGGCGCAAGACGGTTGAACGTTCCGGTGTTTTGGAAGAAACCTACCCATCTGTTTTCATTGTCAAGCTGGATCAGGATCAGCATGCTTTCAAGCGTGTGTCCTATAGTTACGCGGACATTCTGACGGATTCCGTCGAGGTCACCGTCTGCAACGACGAAGGCCAAGTACGGATCAATCCCGTTCACTGA
- a CDS encoding small, acid-soluble spore protein, alpha/beta type, which yields MSRRRRSIMSEQLKVELAKDLGFYDTVQEEGWGGIKAKDAGNMVKRAIQMAEQAAARQNQS from the coding sequence ATGAGCCGCAGAAGACGCAGCATAATGTCCGAACAGCTGAAGGTGGAGCTCGCCAAGGATCTTGGCTTTTACGACACGGTCCAGGAAGAAGGATGGGGCGGCATCAAAGCCAAGGACGCGGGGAATATGGTCAAGCGCGCCATTCAGATGGCCGAGCAGGCCGCAGCGCGCCAGAACCAGAGCTAG